One part of the Clostridium thermosuccinogenes genome encodes these proteins:
- the ytxC gene encoding putative sporulation protein YtxC: MQYLCIGVDESADDIIQHINDELKKVKNKINYSVKEVNSDNSTSIICSIGEDKPDNEKSSQAYNILMLHVSSALADFIIRRYEEKLITRIINTNYCYFNSVERREILGISLKIIRNEDKNFLNSLFQIRRRNIIIRKLMEYFENSNSLILDGFVNFRLKDYIKDLEEIVEKAVDEFLMEREYREFIRLLKYFVEIQDPKAEIIHVIVGYDNRYILQDEKRNEITNECIREFVNEISEGEINYDDLLVSSLITMAPKKIVIHSSGLFKNKELLETIKNVFPGRVVICNGCEACMASVSKSEDKKQL, encoded by the coding sequence ATGCAGTATCTTTGTATTGGAGTTGACGAGAGCGCTGACGACATTATTCAACATATAAATGATGAGCTTAAAAAAGTTAAAAATAAAATAAATTATTCAGTTAAAGAAGTTAATTCCGATAATTCGACCTCAATAATTTGCAGCATAGGAGAAGACAAACCGGATAATGAAAAGTCGTCCCAGGCGTATAATATTTTGATGCTGCATGTTTCCAGCGCACTGGCGGACTTTATAATAAGGCGGTATGAGGAGAAGCTTATAACTAGAATAATAAATACTAATTATTGCTATTTTAACTCGGTAGAGCGCAGGGAAATTCTGGGGATATCCCTTAAAATAATCAGGAACGAAGACAAGAACTTTCTAAACAGCCTTTTCCAGATACGAAGACGCAATATAATTATTCGGAAGCTGATGGAGTATTTTGAAAACTCCAACAGTCTGATCCTCGATGGTTTTGTGAATTTTCGCCTGAAGGATTATATAAAAGATCTTGAAGAGATAGTTGAAAAAGCTGTGGATGAGTTCCTGATGGAGAGGGAGTACAGGGAATTTATAAGGCTGCTTAAGTACTTTGTCGAAATACAGGACCCAAAAGCTGAGATAATTCATGTAATAGTGGGATATGACAACAGGTATATACTCCAGGACGAAAAAAGGAATGAGATCACCAACGAATGCATACGGGAATTTGTCAATGAGATTTCTGAAGGTGAGATCAATTATGATGATCTCCTGGTGAGTTCTCTGATAACCATGGCCCCAAAAAAGATAGTCATTCACAGTTCCGGCCTGTTTAAGAACAAGGAGCTTCTGGAAACGATAAAAAACGTTTTTCCCGGGAGAGTGGTTATTTGCAACGGATGTGAAGCCTGTATGGCATCCGTATCAAAAAGTGAAGATAAAAAGCAGCTTTGA
- a CDS encoding Asp23/Gls24 family envelope stress response protein has protein sequence MRVVGFIGPSGSGKSHRATWVARERDIDFIIDDGLLIKGNSIVAGTSAKKEKTKIGSIRRALFTEESHAEDVKRALKLYKPEAILILGTSDGMVESIAKKLELPNVTEKIYINEVASELEIRQAMYTRKEQGKHVIPVPTFEIKKDFSGYFLDPLQIFKRKGKGSYQLVGEKSVVRPTFSYMGSYTISDYTIYQIIEYVVSNIEGVARISRFRAENHPDGIYIDMDLVLIYGYVIRPLLAEIRKKVTEEIEKLTALNIKTMNITVKSLIVEKKEPAN, from the coding sequence TTGAGAGTTGTAGGTTTTATTGGTCCCAGTGGTTCGGGAAAAAGCCACAGGGCAACTTGGGTGGCGAGAGAAAGGGATATAGATTTCATCATAGATGACGGTCTTCTCATAAAAGGAAACAGTATAGTTGCCGGAACATCCGCCAAAAAAGAAAAAACGAAGATCGGTTCCATAAGGCGCGCGCTTTTTACAGAAGAAAGCCATGCCGAAGACGTGAAGCGCGCATTGAAGCTTTATAAGCCGGAGGCTATTTTAATCCTCGGCACTTCCGATGGGATGGTGGAGAGCATAGCGAAAAAGCTTGAGCTTCCCAATGTCACCGAGAAAATATATATAAATGAAGTGGCAAGCGAGCTGGAAATCAGGCAGGCTATGTATACAAGGAAGGAGCAGGGCAAACATGTCATACCGGTTCCCACCTTTGAGATAAAGAAGGATTTTTCAGGATATTTTCTTGATCCGCTTCAGATTTTCAAGAGAAAGGGCAAGGGAAGTTACCAGCTGGTGGGTGAAAAATCAGTGGTAAGGCCTACCTTCAGCTATATGGGCAGCTATACGATTTCTGATTATACGATTTACCAGATAATTGAGTATGTGGTGTCCAATATTGAAGGTGTGGCCAGAATTTCGCGGTTCAGGGCGGAAAACCATCCGGATGGAATATATATAGACATGGATCTCGTCCTGATATATGGATATGTGATACGGCCTTTGCTGGCTGAGATTCGCAAAAAGGTGACCGAAGAGATAGAAAAACTTACGGCGCTCAATATTAAAACCATGAATATCACGGTAAAAAGCTTGATAGTGGAAAAGAAAGAGCCTGCAAACTGA
- a CDS encoding DUF6062 family protein, giving the protein MKEKIYTIPVMEAFKEDCECPLCLLEKKLEDEYIDYILGPSLMEPDGREVTNEKGFCRRHYELLFKRQSNKLGLALILDTHLVEQNKKLKKLFDSSISAIKGAPGVSALKNLLSRSSSKQTGAGESVDDLISALDNLESKCAVCSKLDYTMDRYIDVIFYLWSKERDFKDLFQSKKGFCLRHLKMLLAGAKKHLRQNEFNEFVVKVLEMQQENMERIQQEVNWFTKKFDYRYNDAPWGNSKDSVSRSIQKLAGYMDLK; this is encoded by the coding sequence ATGAAGGAGAAGATATACACAATACCCGTTATGGAGGCTTTTAAGGAAGACTGCGAATGTCCCTTGTGCCTTCTTGAAAAAAAGCTGGAAGATGAGTACATAGACTACATACTGGGTCCCTCCCTTATGGAGCCTGACGGAAGGGAAGTGACCAACGAAAAGGGATTTTGCAGGAGGCATTATGAGCTTTTGTTCAAAAGGCAGTCCAACAAGCTTGGCCTTGCCCTGATTCTGGACACCCACCTTGTGGAGCAGAACAAAAAACTGAAAAAGCTGTTTGACAGCAGCATATCTGCAATCAAAGGAGCTCCTGGCGTTTCCGCCCTGAAAAACCTTCTGAGCCGCTCCTCCTCGAAGCAGACCGGAGCAGGAGAATCTGTTGATGATTTAATTTCTGCTTTGGACAATCTGGAAAGCAAATGTGCCGTATGCAGCAAACTGGATTACACCATGGACAGGTATATTGATGTAATATTCTATCTGTGGTCAAAAGAGAGGGATTTCAAGGATCTTTTCCAAAGTAAGAAAGGATTCTGCCTGAGGCATCTGAAGATGCTGCTGGCTGGTGCAAAAAAACACCTGCGTCAAAACGAGTTTAATGAGTTTGTGGTGAAGGTTCTGGAAATGCAGCAGGAGAACATGGAGCGCATTCAGCAGGAAGTCAACTGGTTTACGAAAAAATTTGACTACCGTTATAACGACGCTCCCTGGGGTAATTCCAAAGATTCGGTATCCCGCAGCATACAAAAGCTCGCCGGATATATGGACCTGAAATAA